One part of the Mytilus trossulus isolate FHL-02 chromosome 11, PNRI_Mtr1.1.1.hap1, whole genome shotgun sequence genome encodes these proteins:
- the LOC134689956 gene encoding scavenger receptor cysteine-rich type 1 protein M130-like, with amino-acid sequence MRTGYSQNTGDLRLMGELEEHKGRLEFFYNDTWGTVCDDSFDNIDASVACRQLGYCSGIMWTSKFVKDGYGKIWIDEMQCTGTESRLINCSFHYYHNCGHNEDVGIDCDVTCPQSGDLRLTESAHENDGRLDIYFNGTWGTVCDYAFDDIDAAVACRQLGYRTGTAIRSSLIVDGSGNIWLNGLGCEGNESKLMNCISNGNLYCSHGNDVGIQCSVSLPNEYHGNLRLIGGRSENEGRLEINLYDEWGTVCDDYFNNIDATVACKQLGYCTGTVLKAKNVEEGNGTIWLDNVGCLGNEMQIINCSYDTFITDCGHDDDVGIECFSTCPQTGEMRIIDGAQEHEGRLEVYMNGAWGTICDDFFDDTDATVACRYLGYCSGMALTAHFVVDGTGTIWIDDLKCSGSEDSLVTCNHDLNTGDCSPSEDTGVICSSACPYAGKCVVNKFLKNMFKLVTVIILEFRKTHNDLWITLRHTRS; translated from the exons ATGCGTACGGGGTATAGCCAGAATACAG GAGATCTTCGTTTAATGGGAGAATTAGAAGAACATAAAGGAcgattagaatttttttataacgaTACTTGGGGAACTGTGTGTGACGATTCTTTCGACAATATTGATGCCAGTGTAGCGTGTCGACAACTTGGATATTG TTCTGGTATAATGTGGACATCCAAGTTTGTAAAAGATGGATATGGTAAGATCTGGATAGATGAGATGCAATGTACTGGAACAGAGAGCAGATTGATCAACTGTTCATTCCATTATTATCATAATTGCGGTCATAATGAAGATGTTGGCATTGATTGTGATGTTACATGTCCTCAGTCTG GTGATTTGCGTCTAACTGAAAGCGCACATGAAAATGACGGACGATTGGATATTTATTTCAACGGTACATGGGGAACTGTATGCGATTACGCTTTTGATGACATTGATGCGGCAGTAGCATGCCGACAACTTGGATATCG AACTGGTACAGCCATTCGTTCAAGCCTTATTGTTGATGGTTCTGGTAACATCTGGTTGAATGGTTTAGGATGTGAGGGTAATGAGAGTAAATTGATGAACTGTATTTCTAATGGGAATCTGTATTGTTCCCATGGCAATGATGTTGGAATCCAATGTTCAGTTTCCTTACCAAATGAATATCACG GGAATTTGCGTTTAATCGGTGGCAGAAGTGAAAACGAAGGAAGACTTGAAATAAATCTTTACGATGAATGGGGAACTGTTTGTGATGATTATTTTAACAACATCGATGCAACAGTTGCTTGTAAGCAACTTGGATACTG TACTGGTACCGTATTGAAGGCTAAAAATGTAGAGGAAGGCAATGGAACAATTTGGTTAGATAATGTTGGATGTTTAGGAAACGAAATGCAAATAATTAATTGTTCATATGATACCTTTATCACTGACTGTGGGCATGATGACGATGTTGGGATCGAATGCTTCAGTACTTGTCCACAAACAG GTGAGATGCGTATTATTGACGGAGCACAAGAGCACGAAGGCCGACTCGAAGTGTATATGAACGGTGCATGGGGAACGATTTGTGATGACTTTTTTGACGATACTGATGCAACAGTAGCATGTCGGTATCTTGGGTACTg TTCAGGAATGGCGTTGACTGCTCATTTTGTTGTTGACGGAACCGGTACGATCTGGATTGATGATCTGAAGTGTTCTGGTAGTGAAGATAGCTTAGTAACATGTAATCATGACTTAAATACTGGAGACTGTAGTCCATCTGAGGATACTGGAGTCATTTGTTCGTCTGCTTGCCCATATGCAGGCAAGTGTGTTGTTAACAAATTCTTAAAGAATATGTTCAAACTTGTAACAGTTATTATTTTAGAATTCAGAAAGACGCACAATGATCTATGGATTACATTACGTCATACAAGGTCCTAA